A genome region from Tenebrio molitor chromosome 4, icTenMoli1.1, whole genome shotgun sequence includes the following:
- the LOC138128086 gene encoding ATP-sensitive inward rectifier potassium channel 12-like, which yields MDRKINVTGTHFPLVFKKFPKKRNRQVRYNEDNRIMSKRGRINVYLYKIPQKSIRYVRDLWTTLVNMRWRWLMFTVALVNLGAYFIFAELFLLDAWVSGDFSNPVPHDRCIIGVHNFTSFFMLGIETITTTGYGYFHPTENCYLVWIVLTCSTLVTIFIDGAFISVVYVKMSRPACKINFSLFSKKAVISLRNGKLCLIFRINDSVGKHWINSQVKLFLITQNVSSEGELFPNYITELELLPCGALFWPVEVVHEINSDSPLWNISAQDLMVTKFELLATLTGSSVLTGQTSKSQTSFLNDEVLWGFWFSPCLSFNSEKCEYVVNKKNFDKTILLDTPLCSAKHLSKVEKEISKKSVSTECLYLSSDHEANIHER from the exons ATGGATCGTAAGATAAACGTGACCGGGACTCACTTCCCGTTGGTGTTCAAAAAATTCCCCAAGAAACG GAACAGACAAGTACGCTACAATGAAGACAACCGAATCATGAGCAAACGGGGCCGCATCAACGTCTACCTCTACAAAATCCCCCAAAAGTCCATCCGCTACGTGAGAGACTTGTGGACCACTCTGGTGAACATGCGCTGGCGATGGTTGATGTTCACCGTGGCTTTGGTCAATCTGGGGGCGTACTTTATATTTGCAGAACTGTTCCTTCTGGACGCGTGGGTCAGTGGGGACTTCAGCAATCCGGTTCCTCACGACAGGTGCATCATCGGAGTGCACAACTTCACGAGTTTTTTCATGTTGGGGATCGAGACGATCACCACTACAGGGTACGGGTACTTTCACCCCACCGAGAACTGCTACTTGGTGTGGATCGTCTTGACGTGTAGTACTCTGGTGACGATATTCATAGACGGCGCTTTCATCTCGGTGGTGTACGTCAAAATGAGCAGACCCGCGTGCAAGATCAATTTTAGTTTGTTCAGTAAGAAAGCTGTG ATCAGTCTTCGGAACGGTAAGCTCTGTTTGATCTTCCGGATCAATGACAGCGTGGGGAAACACTGGATCAACAGTCAAGTCAAGCTCTTTTTGATCACTCAGAACGTCTCCAGTGAAGGAGAGCTTTTTCCAAATTACATAACGGAGTTGGAATTGCTTCCGTGTGGAGCGCTGTTCTGGCCGGTGGAGGTCGTGCACGAGATCAATTCTGACAGTCCTTTGTGGAATATCTCAGCTCAAGATTTGATGGTGACCAAGTTTGAGTTGTTGGCGACGCTCACCGGGAGTTCGGTGCTGACTGGTCAAACGTCGAAGAGTCAGACTTCCTTTCTGAACGACGAAGTTCTCTGGGGTTTCTGGTTTAGTCCTTGTTTGAGTTTCAATTCGGAGAAATGTGAGTACGTCGTCAACAAGAAGAATTTCGACAAGACCATCTTGTTGGACACGCCGTTGTGCAGTGCGAAACATTTGAGTAAGGTCGAGAAGGAAATTTCGAAGAAGAGCGTTTCGACTGAGTGTCTTTATTTGTCGTCTGACCACGAAGCAAATATTCATGAacgttga
- the Rad23 gene encoding UV excision repair protein RAD23 homolog B, protein MKITVRNLYQKNFIIHIEPTKTVKDLKQQIEAEKGKEYRWDYQKLIYRGKILKDETPLSEYSIDEDKFIVIMVSKPDSTEVANSGDSTSTTTTTTQPSATPAPAPAPVPVVPAPAPATVPVAPAQPATNFSSAAESALLMGEEYENMVQNIVDMGYPRDQVEQALRASYNNPDRAVEYLINGIPAMGEEQEAAPSMSGIDERQSDANDPLAFLRSQPQFQQMKQVVQQNPQLLNAVLQQLGQTNPALLNLISQNQESFVRLLNEPSTGAPAAAAGNAPAAPVAAQGGGGGGGGAPPQGTIQFTPQDKDAIERLKALGFPEHLVVQAYFACEKNENLAANFLLSQNFDD, encoded by the exons ATGAAGATAACAGTGCGAAATCTCTATCAAAAAAACTTCATTATTCACATAGAACCAACGAAAACG GTGAAGGATCTAAAGCAACAGATCGAAGCCGAGAAGGGCAAAGAATACCGCTGGGACTACCAGAAGTTAATCTATAGAG GCAAAATCCTAAAAGATGAGACACCACTGTCGGAATACAGCATCGACGAAGACAAATTCATCGTGATCATGGTGTCCAAACCGGACTCCACTGAAGTGGCCAACAGCGGCGACAGCACCTCgaccaccaccaccaccactCAACCTAG TGCGACGCCTGCCCCCGCGCCGGCCCCGGTCCCGGTGGTGCCCGCTCCTGCTCCCGCTACTGTCCCTGTTGCGCCCGCCCAGCCGGCGACGAACTTCAGCAGCGCGGCCGAATCGGCCCTGCTCATGGGCGAAGAGTACGAGAACATGGTACAAAACATTGTCGACATGGGATACCCGCGCGACCAGGTGGAGCAGGCGCTCAGAGCCAGCTACAATAACCCGGATCGGGCCGTCGAGTACCTCATCAACGGAATACCGGCGATGGGCGAGGAGCAGGAGGCCGCGCCCAGCATGTCGGGAATCGACGAGCGGCAGTCCGACGCCAACGACCCTTTAGCATTCCTGAGGAGCCAGCCGCAGTTCCAGCAGATGAAACAGGTGGTTCAGCAGAATCCGCAGCTTTTGAATGCAGTTCTCCAGCAGCTAGGACAGACCAATCCGGCGCTTTTGAATTTGATTTCGCAGAATCAAGAGTCGTTTGTTCGACTGCTCAATGAACCTTCCACGGGGGCGCCAGCTGCGGCGGCAGGGAACGCGCCAGCAG CTCCGGTTGCCGCTCAGggtggcggcggcggtggCGGCGGGGCACCCCCTCAAGGCACTATCCAGTTCACACCACAAGACAAAGACGCCATCGAGAGATTGAAGGCTTTGGGTTTTCCTGAACACTTAGTAGTGCAGGCGTACTTCGCCTGCGAAAAGAACGAAAATCTTGCAGCCAATTTCTTGTTGTCACAAAATTTCGACGATTAA